A genomic region of Arachis hypogaea cultivar Tifrunner chromosome 5, arahy.Tifrunner.gnm2.J5K5, whole genome shotgun sequence contains the following coding sequences:
- the LOC140184869 gene encoding uncharacterized protein, protein MGDEEKRRDVVATQIGSHFKDRTTPEFQLTLKSILASKEIMHKAKLGFAKWIIDAHIPFNAIQSPYFQPALDVIAAIGPDFKGPSYDEMRVHLLVNLKKECQLLVEKYWSSWKSTDCMLMADGWIDQRQQNLINFLVYCPTSMSFVNSVDASNMVKTTDTLFTLFSDVIEWVGPSNIVHVVTDNAANYVSARKLIHEKYPNIFLSFCAAHYINLILKDIASIPHIANLASVLST, encoded by the coding sequence ATGGGAGacgaagaaaagagaagagatgtTGTTGCTACACAAATTGGAAGTCATTTTAAAGATAGGACTACTCCAGAGTTTCAACTGACTTTGAAAAGTATTTTGGCCAGTAAAGAAATTATGCACAAGGCTAAGTTGGGATTTGCTAAATGGATCATTGATGCACATATTCCTTTCAATGCAATTCAATCACCTTACTTTCAACCTGCATTGGATGTTATTGCTGCAATTGGACCTGATTTCAAGGGACCATCATATGATGAAATGAGAGTTCATTTGCTAGTCAATCTCAAGAAAGAGTGTCAATTGCTTGTTGAAAAGTATTGGAGTTCGTGGAAAAGCACCGATTGTATGCTAATGGCAGATGGTTGGATTGATCAAAGGCAACAAAACTTAATTAACTTCCTAGTTTATTGTCCAACTAGTATGTCATTTGTTAATTCTGTTGATGCTTCTAATATGGTCAAAACTACCGATACTTTGTTTACTTTGTTTTCTGATGTTATTGAGTGGGTTGGACCTAGTAATATTGTGCATGTGGTCACTGATAATGCTGCTAATTATGTTTCTGCTAGAAAACTCATTCATGAAaagtatccaaatatttttttgtctttttgtgcTGCTCATTACATCAATCTTATTTTGAAAGATATTGCAAGTATTCCTCACATAGCTAACCTTGCTTCCGTGCTTTCAACGTGA
- the LOC112799637 gene encoding xyloglucan O-acetyltransferase 1, which produces MGLTNPFKVSYTLYAIFPIIGLIISFYFVPLPFITTFQIKLPYYSISTPLMVNTSSNSSGKIEYANESSCDYSDGKWVRDERGPLYNGTSKYCKMKKNQNCIANGRPNTEYLYWRWKPNDDCNLPRFDPSTFLQLIRNRHVAFVGDSVARNQIESLICMLGSNNDDDSSKPKRLYHKGSRKWNILSHNANLSFYWSPFLVRGDMRSQKGPHYNTIYLDHVNERWARDLDEMDMVVISLGHWFDVPSIYYVGGSISSCLKLPQLGYCNHHVNDFYDPLRQALRVALNTIIEAKATKGDKLDVIVRTYSPSHFEGEWNKGGTCLKDKPYEDGEKKVEGMDAEIRRIEMEEVEIVKEKAKEFGGLIRLEIMDVTKLALLRPDGHPGPYTNPFPFASKIVQNDCVHWCLPGPIDTWNEILLEIMKKLVLHSKAE; this is translated from the exons ATGGGTCTTACAAACCCATTCAAAGTCTCGTACACTCTCTATGCCATATTTCCCATTATTGGACTCATAATTTCATTCTACTTTGTGCCCCTTCCCTTCATTACAACATTTCAAATCAAACTTCCATATTATTCCATTTCCACCCCACTCATGGTCAACACCTCTTCTAATTCTTCAG GAAAAATAGAATATGCAAATGAGAGTTCATGTGACTACTCCGATGGCAAATGGGTCCGTGACGAAAGAGGACCTTTGTATAATGGAACCTCCAAATATTGCAAGatgaagaaaaatcaaaattgCATCGCTAATGGAAGGCCTAACACAGAGTATCTTTATTGGAGATGGAAACCCAATGATGATTGCAACCTTCCTAGGTTTGATCCTAGTACTTTTCTCCAACTAATTAGGAACAGACACGTGGCATTTGTTGGAGACTCTGTTGCTAGGAACCAAATTGAGTCCCTTATTTGCATGCTTGGTAGTAATAATGATGATGACTCATCaaaaccaaaacgtttgtaccaTAAAGGTTCACGAAAATGGAACATTCTCTCCCACAATGCAAACTTGTCCTTCTATTGGTCCCCATTTCTTGTGAGAGGTGATATGAGATCCCAGAAAGGGCCACATTACAATACAATTTATTTGGATCATGTTAATGAGAGGTGGGCAAGGGACTTGGATGAAATGGACATGGTTGTAATTTCACTAGGGCATTGGTTTGATGTTCCTTCAATTTACTATGTGGGTGGTTCAATTTCAAGTTGCCTAAAGTTGCCACAACTTGGTTATTGCAATCATCATGTTAATGATTTTTATGATCCGTTAAGACAGGCTTTAAGGGTTGCTCTTAATACCATAATCGAAGCGAAAGCAACTAAAGGTGACAAACTCGATGTGATTGTTAGAACGTATTCACCGTCTCATTTTGAAGGTGAGTGGAACAAAGGTGGTACTTGTTTGAAGGATAAGCCTTATGAAGATGGGgagaagaaggttgaaggaatgGATGCTGAGATAAGAAGGATTGAGATGGAAGAAGTGGAAATTGTTAAGGAGAAAGCCAAAGAATTTGGAGGGTTAATTAGGTTAGAGATAATGGATGTGACTAAGTTAGCATTGTTGAGACCAGATGGCCATCCAGGTCCTTATACGAATCCTTTTCCATTTGCATCCAAAATTGTTCAAAATGATTGTGTTCATTGGTGTTTGCCAGGGCCTATAGATACATGGAATGAAATTTTATTAGAGATTATGAAGAAGTTGGTGCTACATTCAAAGGCTGAATAA
- the LOC112801075 gene encoding uncharacterized protein, whose translation MSNLDLSKISLRPFKLSDVDDFLLWAGDDQVTQNLRWKTCGSREEALAFIRDVCIPHPWRRSICLDDRSIGFVSVYPWSGDDRCKADIGYAVAADYWGQGIATKAVKMAVPQVFNDLSHLVRLQAFTSPENKASQRVVEKAGFLKEGLLRKYIYFEENIKDSVVFSFLSTDEFPHDD comes from the coding sequence ATGTCGAATTTGGATCTCTCAAAAATTTCTCTGCGGCCATTCAAGCTAAGCGATGTTGACGACTTTTTGCTATGGGCTGGGGATGATCAAGTCACACAAAACTTAAGATGGAAGACTTGTGGTTCAAGGGAAGAGGCTTTGGCCTTCATAAGAGACGTGTGCATACCTCATCCGTGGCGACGCTCAATCTGCCTTGACGACCGTTCCATAGGCTTTGTTTCGGTGTATCCGTGGTCAGGTGATGATAGATGCAAGGCTGACATAGGCTATGCCGTGGCGGCAGATTACTGGGGCCAAGGCATAGCCACCAAAGCAGTGAAGATGGCTGTACCTCAAGTGTTCAATGACTTGTCTCATTTGGTAAGGTTGCAGGCTTTCACTTCCCCTGAGAACAAGGCTTCTCAGAGAGTAGTGGAAAAGGCTGGGTTCCTTAAGGAGGGTCTGCTCAGAAAGTACATTTATTTTGAAGAGAACATTAAGGATTCGGTAGTGTTTAGTTTCTTGTCAACTGATGAATTTCCTCATGATGACTAG